In the Aquificaceae bacterium genome, one interval contains:
- a CDS encoding HU family DNA-binding protein translates to MKRTDLIESLKREFCLSKEEAKLFVDSFFDEIVELVLEKGRLELRGFGIFKIKRLSGRFIKNPKTGIEMYVEERHSIGFKPSSLFNKRHDKG, encoded by the coding sequence ATGAAAAGAACAGACCTGATAGAAAGCCTTAAAAGAGAGTTTTGTCTGAGTAAAGAAGAGGCAAAACTCTTCGTTGACAGCTTTTTTGATGAAATAGTTGAGCTTGTTCTTGAGAAGGGAAGGCTTGAACTGAGGGGTTTTGGTATTTTTAAGATAAAAAGACTGAGTGGAAGGTTTATAAAAAACCCAAAAACTGGCATTGAAATGTATGTGGAAGAAAGACACAGCATAGGTTTCAAACCATCAAGCCTCTTTAACAAAAGGCATGATAAAGGTTGA
- a CDS encoding DEAD/DEAH box helicase, which yields MDFDFSQLSMLTRKALKDMGFEKPTPIQKEAIPLALKGYDIMGQAATGTGKTAAFGIPIIEGSRKEEGTTALIMAPTRELALQVKEQLYQLSKYKGLKVFSFYGGTPVQKDLELLWKITPNIVVGTPGRIKDLTMRGLFNFDTLKYFVLDEADRMLDMGFIEDIEWIIAQIPKERQTFLFSATIPREVEELAKRHLRKDYKFVKVITEELKPRIEERLIKLSSSGQKLSELEKILREHILEKVIVFVKTKKDAKEITEELKRKGFNVVSLHGDMTQRQRENSLRLFREGKVKIVVATDVASRGLDIKGVSLVINYHIPEDPEVYIHRIGRTGRIGAYGKAYSLITPEDSKALWRIKKLKESYAQA from the coding sequence ATGGACTTTGACTTTTCACAGCTAAGTATGCTTACGCGTAAGGCACTCAAGGACATGGGTTTTGAAAAACCCACACCCATTCAGAAAGAGGCCATACCGCTTGCCCTGAAAGGCTATGACATAATGGGTCAGGCAGCAACAGGAACAGGAAAGACCGCCGCCTTTGGCATACCTATAATCGAGGGAAGCAGGAAGGAAGAGGGAACCACAGCCCTGATAATGGCACCAACCAGGGAACTCGCCCTTCAGGTAAAGGAACAGCTGTATCAGCTTTCCAAGTATAAGGGGCTAAAGGTCTTCAGTTTTTACGGTGGAACACCAGTGCAGAAGGACCTTGAACTTCTATGGAAGATAACCCCCAACATAGTGGTGGGAACTCCGGGCAGAATTAAGGACCTTACCATGAGAGGTCTTTTTAACTTTGATACGCTCAAATACTTTGTGCTTGACGAGGCAGATAGGATGCTTGATATGGGCTTTATAGAAGATATTGAGTGGATAATAGCCCAGATACCCAAAGAGAGACAGACTTTCCTGTTTTCCGCAACTATACCGAGGGAAGTGGAAGAGCTTGCAAAGAGGCATCTCAGAAAGGACTACAAGTTCGTAAAGGTAATAACGGAGGAGCTAAAGCCAAGGATAGAGGAAAGGCTTATAAAACTTAGTTCCTCAGGACAGAAGCTTTCGGAGCTTGAGAAGATACTCAGAGAACACATCCTTGAAAAGGTTATAGTCTTTGTTAAAACCAAAAAGGATGCAAAAGAAATAACAGAAGAGCTCAAAAGAAAGGGCTTTAATGTGGTCTCCCTTCATGGAGACATGACACAGAGACAGAGGGAGAATTCTCTCAGGCTTTTCAGAGAGGGTAAGGTGAAGATAGTTGTGGCAACTGATGTTGCCTCAAGAGGACTTGACATAAAGGGCGTAAGCCTCGTGATAAACTACCACATACCAGAAGACCCGGAGGTCTACATACACAGAATAGGAAGGACTGGAAGAATAGGTGCTTATGGAAAAGCATACAGCCTTATTACGCCCGAGGACAGCAAGGCCCTGTGGAGAATAAAGAAGCTAAAAGAAAGCTACGCTCAGGCATAG
- a CDS encoding HAD-IIIA family hydrolase: protein MDLKERASKIRLFLLDVDGVLTDGRLYYTSRGEEIKVFNVRDGLGIKLAQKAGIRMGVISGRKSRALINRMRELEIEEVHLGFNQKLPVLENIMERLSLSSENVAFLGDDYVDLPLLKRVGFPMVVPDAPEDIKKHALYVTLSKGGHGAVREAIEFLLKLRGQWEEVISIYYA, encoded by the coding sequence ATGGACCTGAAGGAGAGAGCCTCAAAAATAAGGCTTTTTCTCCTTGATGTGGATGGCGTCCTGACGGACGGAAGGTTATACTACACATCAAGGGGTGAAGAGATAAAGGTCTTCAATGTAAGAGACGGGCTTGGTATAAAGCTGGCTCAGAAGGCAGGCATAAGAATGGGTGTAATATCCGGCAGGAAAAGCAGGGCGCTTATCAACAGAATGAGGGAGCTGGAAATAGAAGAAGTGCATCTGGGCTTTAATCAGAAACTGCCAGTTCTTGAGAACATTATGGAAAGGCTTTCACTGAGTTCTGAAAATGTTGCCTTTCTCGGAGATGATTATGTGGACCTCCCACTTTTAAAAAGGGTGGGATTTCCCATGGTTGTTCCAGATGCACCGGAAGATATAAAAAAGCATGCACTCTATGTGACCCTTTCAAAGGGTGGGCATGGTGCTGTAAGGGAAGCCATAGAGTTTCTTCTCAAGCTCAGGGGACAGTGGGAAGAGGTCATTAGCATTTACTATGCTTAG
- a CDS encoding NAD(P)/FAD-dependent oxidoreductase — protein MIKVDVLIVGGGPAGSACAYRLAQKGKRVLVVDIKRSIGKPVQCAEFVPIQLYHQFKEFFPQEAIAQKVKNMVHFTPWGDVVSMWSEGFVLNREVFDNHIAQLAQSKGAVYMLRTQFLGFEDGHAWLENIDSRERFQVKADFVVGADGPRSKVARLTGKRTESFLTTAQATMPLKEPVEDLLIYFREYIPGGYGWVFPKGKLANVGVGVDPDYGVNVMESLRKFVEEVAGNGIVEKNVLKRTGGWIPADGLLPPVRSRVLLVGDAGGFCHPITGGGIANAVVSGDMAGRALFEGNPENFEEEAREVFEHSLWRAAEKRKRHMKSWDNLRETIPRTWIAFEEYWRII, from the coding sequence ATGATAAAGGTTGATGTTTTAATCGTTGGAGGTGGGCCTGCGGGCTCCGCGTGTGCCTACAGGCTTGCACAGAAGGGTAAAAGGGTTCTTGTTGTTGACATAAAAAGAAGCATAGGAAAGCCTGTGCAGTGTGCTGAATTTGTTCCCATACAGCTCTATCACCAGTTTAAAGAGTTCTTTCCACAGGAAGCCATCGCTCAGAAAGTCAAAAACATGGTTCACTTTACTCCATGGGGTGATGTGGTAAGCATGTGGTCTGAGGGATTTGTCCTCAACAGGGAAGTCTTTGACAATCACATAGCCCAGCTTGCACAGAGTAAAGGTGCAGTCTACATGCTCAGAACCCAGTTTCTTGGCTTTGAAGATGGTCATGCATGGCTTGAAAACATAGACAGCAGGGAAAGGTTTCAGGTAAAAGCAGACTTTGTGGTGGGTGCGGACGGTCCCAGGTCAAAGGTGGCCAGGCTTACTGGTAAGAGGACAGAAAGCTTTCTGACAACTGCACAGGCAACGATGCCATTGAAGGAGCCGGTTGAAGACCTTCTCATATACTTCAGAGAATACATACCCGGGGGTTATGGATGGGTGTTTCCAAAGGGAAAACTTGCCAACGTAGGAGTGGGTGTTGACCCAGACTATGGTGTGAATGTAATGGAAAGTCTGAGAAAGTTTGTGGAGGAAGTTGCAGGAAATGGTATAGTGGAGAAGAATGTGTTAAAGAGAACAGGGGGATGGATACCCGCAGATGGTCTACTTCCGCCGGTCAGAAGTAGGGTTCTGCTCGTGGGCGATGCCGGAGGTTTCTGTCATCCTATAACAGGGGGAGGAATAGCCAACGCAGTGGTGTCTGGGGATATGGCTGGCAGAGCCCTTTTTGAGGGCAATCCAGAAAATTTTGAAGAGGAGGCAAGGGAGGTCTTTGAACACAGCCTGTGGAGGGCTGCAGAGAAAAGAAAAAGACACATGAAAAGCTGGGATAACCTCAGGGAGACTATTCCCAGAACATGGATAGCCTTTGAAGAATACTGGCGTATAATTTAA
- the bioB gene encoding biotin synthase BioB, whose protein sequence is MDRVESFLFEVAEKAAAYEPIDRGTALKLLNIPDEYIALMVYLAQKVKNKFHSPDRIEFCSIINAKSGACSEDCKFCAQSKFYRTPINIYNLVPKEEILEGAYRGVEFGANRYCVVLSGRSATKEEVEKICEGVREIKKEGLPIKVCVSAGTLDEESLKRLKEAGVKRVNHNLEASEGFFPRIVTTHTWKERYETIKRIKSLGLSTCCGGIFGMGESDEDRVDLALTYRELEVDSIPLNFLMPIEGTPLQNAPGVTPIEALKIIAMFRFTNPKAELRLCGGREQNLRDFHGMAVLMTNAMMVGGYLTRAGRDIKKDYQLLKDLRYERLISTEEISQGV, encoded by the coding sequence ATGGATAGGGTGGAAAGTTTTCTTTTTGAAGTAGCAGAGAAAGCAGCTGCATATGAACCCATAGATAGGGGAACTGCCCTAAAACTTCTCAACATTCCCGATGAATACATAGCGTTGATGGTTTACCTGGCGCAGAAAGTGAAAAATAAGTTTCACAGCCCAGACAGGATAGAATTCTGTTCTATAATAAACGCCAAGAGCGGCGCCTGTTCAGAAGATTGTAAATTCTGCGCCCAGTCAAAGTTCTACAGAACCCCTATAAACATATACAACCTTGTCCCAAAAGAAGAAATACTGGAAGGTGCATACAGAGGAGTGGAGTTTGGTGCAAACAGATACTGCGTGGTTCTTAGCGGAAGGTCGGCAACAAAAGAAGAAGTAGAAAAGATATGTGAGGGTGTGAGAGAAATAAAGAAGGAGGGACTTCCCATAAAGGTGTGCGTTTCTGCAGGAACTCTGGATGAAGAATCCCTCAAAAGACTGAAAGAAGCCGGAGTAAAACGCGTAAACCATAACCTTGAAGCATCTGAAGGGTTCTTCCCACGCATAGTGACTACACACACATGGAAGGAGCGTTATGAAACCATAAAAAGGATAAAGTCCCTTGGTCTTTCCACATGCTGTGGTGGCATATTTGGCATGGGGGAGAGTGATGAGGATAGAGTTGACCTTGCACTCACCTACAGGGAGCTGGAGGTGGACTCCATACCTCTGAACTTCCTAATGCCCATAGAGGGAACACCACTCCAGAACGCTCCCGGGGTAACGCCCATAGAAGCTCTGAAAATAATAGCCATGTTCAGGTTTACTAACCCAAAGGCTGAGCTCAGGCTTTGTGGAGGAAGGGAGCAAAACCTGAGAGACTTTCATGGCATGGCGGTTTTGATGACAAACGCCATGATGGTTGGTGGTTATCTAACCAGAGCAGGAAGAGACATTAAAAAGGACTATCAGCTTCTGAAAGACCTGAGATATGAAAGGCTTATAAGCACAGAAGAAATTTCACAGGGGGTGTGA
- the lptA gene encoding lipopolysaccharide transport periplasmic protein LptA, giving the protein MKKLVILLSLLPFFLSAQPIVGEADSLTYEKDKVIYSGNVRLTRGNALLTANRVIIYLDENRRAKLIEAEGNARYTEGNRKGSAERMVYDLRDEVITLKGKAKVEEGQNFVEAEEIVYYRKEDRAVATSKNSRVRTFYVEEKDEKNRPDRKP; this is encoded by the coding sequence ATGAAAAAGCTTGTCATCCTTTTGAGCCTTTTGCCTTTCTTCCTTTCAGCACAGCCAATAGTGGGTGAGGCTGACAGCCTTACCTATGAGAAGGATAAGGTCATATACTCTGGAAATGTAAGACTCACCAGGGGTAACGCACTCCTAACCGCAAACAGGGTAATAATTTACCTTGACGAGAACAGAAGGGCAAAACTCATAGAAGCAGAGGGCAACGCAAGATACACAGAAGGAAACAGAAAAGGCTCTGCAGAGAGGATGGTTTACGACCTGAGGGATGAGGTGATAACCCTTAAGGGAAAGGCAAAGGTAGAAGAAGGGCAGAATTTTGTAGAGGCGGAGGAGATAGTCTATTACAGAAAGGAGGACAGAGCTGTGGCAACAAGTAAAAATTCACGGGTAAGAACCTTCTATGTGGAGGAAAAGGATGAAAAGAACAGACCTGATAGAAAGCCTTAA
- a CDS encoding pantothenate kinase, whose translation MKFYSKEDLSYKNIIVSEEGRPPEGIEVTEDLIKVYSSKKVFEIPVASMRGKAILDRLNYQGELTQEIYI comes from the coding sequence ATGAAGTTTTACAGCAAGGAAGATTTGTCATACAAGAACATAATAGTATCAGAAGAGGGCAGGCCTCCTGAGGGTATAGAGGTTACAGAGGATTTAATAAAAGTTTACTCCTCAAAAAAGGTTTTTGAAATTCCTGTAGCATCCATGAGAGGCAAGGCTATACTTGACCGCCTAAATTATCAGGGCGAACTTACACAGGAGATATATATTTAA
- the fdnG gene encoding formate dehydrogenase-N subunit alpha, with protein sequence MELTRRSFLKIAGVSTGATLAGGLGFDLKPAMARVSDLKISSAKAVKSICPYCSVSCGVIVYTLTDGAMNVKPRVIHVEGNPDDPVNRGTLCPKGATLKDFINSPQRLKKPLYRPAGAKEWKEISWDEALDRIAKLIKDTRDRTFIERDEQGRLVNRCESIAWVEGSTIANEEGYLWVKMGVALGLVARETQARIUHAPTVASLAPRFGRGAMTNGWNDIKNADLILVMGGNPAENHPCGFKWAIKARQEKGTKIICVDPRFNRTAAVSDIFLQIRPGSDIAFMGGLINYVLQNKKYNEEYVKHFTNAAYIIKDTYGFDPQTGLFSGYDPEKRKYDQSLWAYELDEKGMAKKDMTLEHPRCVFQLMKEFYSRYTPEVVEKLTGIPKDKFLEVAKLVAETSAPDKAMTHLYALGWTHHSTGTQLIGSMAILQLLLGNIGVPGGAINALRGHANVQGMTDLAGEGRFLPGYLRPPRADQQTLKDHIEASTPKAVDTSMNYWSNYGKFYVSLLKAWFGNAATPENEFAYHYLPKLEKVISMDEILDRMYRGKMEGFVSVGMNILASNPNVRKIAEGLAKLKWMVVVEVFETEMASFWKYVDDPSKVQTEVFLLPSALFAEKEGSFTNSGRVIKWKYKAAEPPGDAKDELWIAGQLWMRLKNLYQKEGGKFPDPILNLTWNFQNPYYPTAEEVLREMNGYALEDITDDKGNVVVKKGERLPGFAVLKDDGTTACGMWLYSGIFPQTGNRAKSTDLSDPSGLGVYPGYGFAWPANRRILYNRASADPSGKPWSAKKKYLWWNEAEGRWVGYDVPDIKPDLPPEYGPFIMLPEGRGRLFCAPLVDGPFPEHYEPFESPVENILHPKTPYNPVVKIYKSDLDLLGKPDQFPYVATTYRVVEHFHYWTKHIYGTSALLPNMFVEIPEELAKELGIKEGDRVRVSTARGSAEGYALPTKRIKPLLINGKKVYTVGIPIHWGNEGVVKGALANMITPFVWDPNSQTPEFKGFLCKVEKVKA encoded by the coding sequence ATGGAGCTTACGAGGCGAAGTTTTCTTAAAATTGCAGGTGTATCAACGGGTGCTACCCTTGCTGGTGGCCTTGGCTTTGACCTCAAGCCTGCAATGGCAAGGGTGAGCGACCTAAAGATTTCCAGCGCAAAGGCTGTAAAGAGCATATGCCCCTACTGTTCTGTTTCCTGTGGAGTTATAGTCTACACACTAACAGATGGTGCAATGAACGTAAAGCCCAGAGTCATACATGTGGAGGGCAACCCTGATGATCCCGTCAATAGAGGAACTCTATGCCCCAAAGGTGCAACCCTCAAAGACTTCATAAACTCTCCCCAGAGGCTCAAAAAACCCCTCTATAGGCCGGCCGGTGCAAAGGAATGGAAGGAGATAAGCTGGGATGAGGCTCTTGATAGAATAGCAAAGTTGATAAAGGATACAAGGGACAGAACCTTTATAGAGAGGGACGAACAGGGTAGGCTCGTGAACAGATGTGAGAGCATAGCATGGGTTGAGGGCAGCACCATAGCCAACGAAGAAGGCTACCTCTGGGTAAAGATGGGCGTGGCCCTTGGACTTGTGGCAAGGGAAACCCAGGCGCGAATATGACACGCACCAACGGTGGCCAGTTTGGCCCCAAGGTTCGGAAGAGGTGCGATGACCAATGGATGGAATGACATTAAGAACGCAGACCTTATTCTGGTTATGGGAGGAAACCCTGCAGAAAACCATCCATGTGGCTTCAAGTGGGCCATAAAAGCCCGTCAAGAAAAAGGAACGAAGATTATATGCGTTGACCCCAGGTTCAACAGAACTGCGGCAGTATCCGACATATTCCTGCAGATTAGACCGGGTTCTGACATAGCCTTTATGGGTGGTCTTATAAACTACGTGCTTCAGAACAAAAAATACAACGAAGAGTATGTAAAACACTTTACAAACGCCGCCTACATTATCAAAGATACCTACGGCTTTGACCCACAGACAGGACTCTTCTCTGGCTACGACCCTGAGAAAAGAAAGTATGACCAGTCTCTCTGGGCTTATGAGCTTGATGAGAAGGGAATGGCAAAGAAGGATATGACCCTTGAGCATCCCAGATGCGTCTTCCAGCTTATGAAGGAGTTCTACTCAAGGTATACGCCCGAGGTTGTAGAAAAATTGACGGGTATTCCCAAGGACAAGTTCCTTGAAGTGGCAAAGCTTGTGGCAGAAACATCCGCTCCTGACAAAGCTATGACGCATCTCTATGCCCTTGGATGGACACACCACTCCACGGGAACTCAGCTGATAGGTTCCATGGCAATACTCCAGCTCCTTCTTGGGAACATAGGCGTTCCAGGGGGTGCCATAAATGCCCTTAGGGGACACGCCAACGTTCAGGGTATGACAGACCTTGCCGGAGAGGGAAGGTTTCTGCCGGGTTATCTCAGGCCTCCAAGGGCAGACCAGCAGACCCTCAAGGACCATATTGAGGCAAGCACTCCTAAAGCTGTGGATACTTCTATGAATTACTGGTCTAACTACGGAAAGTTCTATGTGAGCCTTCTGAAAGCATGGTTCGGAAATGCGGCAACACCAGAGAACGAGTTTGCTTACCACTACCTGCCAAAACTGGAAAAGGTTATATCAATGGATGAAATACTTGACAGGATGTACAGGGGCAAGATGGAGGGCTTTGTCTCCGTTGGTATGAACATACTTGCCAGCAACCCCAATGTCAGGAAGATAGCGGAAGGTCTTGCAAAGCTGAAGTGGATGGTGGTTGTTGAGGTTTTTGAAACAGAAATGGCAAGCTTCTGGAAGTATGTGGACGACCCCTCCAAGGTTCAGACAGAAGTTTTTCTTCTGCCATCTGCCCTCTTTGCAGAGAAGGAGGGTTCCTTTACCAACAGTGGAAGGGTTATAAAGTGGAAATACAAGGCGGCAGAACCACCCGGGGATGCAAAGGATGAGCTGTGGATTGCCGGTCAGCTCTGGATGAGGCTGAAAAACCTCTACCAGAAGGAAGGGGGTAAGTTCCCAGACCCAATTCTTAACCTCACCTGGAACTTCCAGAACCCCTACTATCCCACTGCGGAAGAGGTGCTCAGGGAGATGAACGGATATGCCCTTGAGGACATTACAGACGATAAGGGCAATGTGGTTGTAAAGAAGGGCGAGAGACTTCCTGGCTTTGCAGTCCTTAAGGATGATGGCACCACAGCCTGTGGCATGTGGCTGTATTCTGGTATATTCCCTCAGACAGGAAACAGGGCAAAGTCTACAGACCTGTCTGACCCCTCGGGGCTTGGTGTATATCCCGGCTACGGCTTCGCATGGCCGGCAAACAGAAGGATACTCTACAACAGAGCTTCTGCAGACCCTTCAGGCAAGCCATGGAGTGCCAAGAAGAAGTATCTATGGTGGAACGAGGCTGAAGGAAGGTGGGTAGGATACGATGTGCCGGATATAAAGCCAGACCTGCCTCCAGAATATGGACCCTTCATAATGCTACCAGAAGGAAGGGGAAGGCTCTTCTGCGCACCTCTTGTTGATGGGCCCTTCCCCGAACATTACGAGCCCTTTGAATCACCCGTTGAAAACATACTTCATCCGAAGACACCCTACAACCCCGTCGTGAAGATATACAAGTCAGACCTTGACCTTCTTGGAAAGCCTGACCAGTTCCCCTATGTGGCAACTACTTACAGGGTCGTGGAGCACTTCCATTACTGGACAAAGCACATATACGGCACATCAGCCCTGTTGCCAAATATGTTTGTTGAGATACCAGAGGAGCTCGCAAAGGAGCTTGGAATAAAGGAAGGGGACAGGGTAAGGGTCAGCACTGCGAGGGGCTCAGCAGAGGGCTACGCCCTGCCCACAAAGAGGATAAAGCCACTCCTTATAAACGGCAAAAAGGTTTATACGGTGGGCATACCCATACACTGGGGTAACGAGGGCGTTGTAAAAGGTGCCCTTGCCAACATGATAACACCTTTTGTCTGGGACCCCAACTCCCAGACGCCTGAGTTTAAGGGTTTCCTCTGCAAAGTTGAAAAGGTGAAAGCATAA
- a CDS encoding family 1 encapsulin nanocompartment shell protein, whose amino-acid sequence MDFLGKDQSPLSFEEWDQLESAVLDVARKTLVCRRFLPVVGPIGVGHQVISYDVYLGVEPGVCEVRPGEESEVCEPVRTGRRKHITLPTIFKPFSITWRDLEYFRQFNLPLDTSQASAAAFATAVAEDTLIIHGNQKLEIDGFLTVEGRQSMSMSDWDALGNAFNDVSLGVSKLSEKGFYGPYYLLLNPRDYFKLNRVYHNTGLLELEQIKKLVADVYHTPIMPEGKALLISAGPQNMDLVVGLDFSLAYVESTNMVHHFRVMEIVAPRIKRPGAIMVIGEK is encoded by the coding sequence ATGGACTTTTTGGGAAAAGACCAGTCACCCCTCAGCTTTGAAGAGTGGGACCAGCTTGAAAGTGCTGTGCTGGATGTGGCAAGGAAAACCCTGGTATGCAGAAGGTTTTTGCCAGTGGTGGGTCCCATAGGTGTGGGCCATCAGGTAATATCCTACGATGTTTACCTCGGGGTTGAACCTGGTGTATGCGAGGTCAGACCCGGTGAAGAAAGCGAAGTTTGTGAACCTGTAAGAACGGGCAGAAGAAAGCACATAACTCTTCCCACCATATTCAAGCCCTTTTCCATAACATGGAGAGACCTTGAATACTTCAGACAGTTCAACCTGCCCCTTGACACTTCTCAGGCATCTGCAGCAGCCTTTGCAACAGCTGTGGCAGAGGACACTCTCATAATCCATGGGAACCAGAAGCTGGAGATAGACGGCTTTCTCACAGTTGAAGGAAGGCAGAGCATGTCCATGAGCGACTGGGATGCCCTTGGAAACGCCTTCAACGATGTATCTCTGGGAGTTTCAAAGCTTTCAGAGAAGGGCTTTTATGGACCCTACTACCTTCTCCTCAATCCAAGAGACTACTTTAAGTTAAACAGAGTTTACCACAACACAGGGCTGCTTGAGCTTGAACAGATAAAGAAACTTGTGGCGGACGTCTATCATACACCCATAATGCCGGAGGGTAAAGCCCTGCTTATATCGGCAGGACCGCAGAATATGGACCTGGTTGTGGGACTGGACTTTAGCCTTGCCTACGTGGAATCCACAAACATGGTTCATCACTTCAGAGTGATGGAAATAGTGGCACCACGCATAAAGAGACCAGGAGCCATAATGGTCATAGGAGAAAAGTGA
- a CDS encoding vWA domain-containing protein: protein MKERWKVIERLLSEEYHIEVQASYEGWGAGYDPKFLPLTEMWAKGEMEDVPEPVKRPSGIVFYLQELSGRTEEDVINTIRHEIEYLFSTDLYFWRLGQREFYKFGFTPTSFLVLYAVLESIKTDERLIKSHLDSEYTLKKRYQTILKDVKTYYPHHLFALSVLKNWLGEEAYQKEIQKFLQEYLSLKSRDAYDAIMEDLFGKYMSYIEKAQEINYIDLLLEEARGKVRKDAHRGRIMTDLLKKLPEHLQELIMQYREKNAVDIPEVDRKEILKSLKNVPDWMKDYLKQMSYIDMIERDVEFIRHFLPKTLEVDIEHRGFLSFVIKGWEEQSSSSSQSGFGRSQKEKTEEDRLYEKAYGLNREEFRVYRRMLSEILPHVEALKRKLIRLMPQEEEGWAGKHFYGRKIDNKSLNIEAPLGRGKMYMRRHHPVRKELAFKLLIDISSSMKREEKIDNALKALMLFSEVIKSLKMPFSIDVFSDRVFRLKEFSEDYRSVKWKIVELFNLLGGGTNLEKALLYSYDDIQTFSMKNRMKGCIIVFSDGEPTRGLKGQELKNFIAHIKTRLPLIGIGVGQERNYTDYYFEGTGIRIKNLKDLPAAFTRIIENQARRLLAFQ from the coding sequence GTGAAGGAACGCTGGAAGGTAATAGAAAGGCTTCTTTCTGAAGAATACCATATAGAGGTTCAGGCAAGCTACGAGGGATGGGGTGCTGGCTATGACCCTAAATTTCTCCCGCTCACAGAGATGTGGGCAAAGGGGGAAATGGAGGATGTGCCAGAGCCTGTAAAAAGACCCTCGGGTATAGTTTTTTACCTTCAGGAGCTTTCTGGCAGGACAGAGGAAGATGTGATAAACACCATAAGGCATGAGATAGAGTATCTTTTCAGCACAGACCTTTATTTCTGGAGGCTTGGTCAGAGAGAGTTCTACAAGTTCGGCTTTACGCCCACCTCCTTTCTTGTCCTTTATGCAGTGCTGGAATCTATAAAAACGGACGAAAGGTTGATAAAAAGTCATCTAGACAGTGAATATACATTGAAAAAACGCTATCAGACAATACTCAAGGATGTAAAAACCTACTACCCTCATCACCTATTTGCCCTGTCTGTATTGAAAAACTGGCTGGGAGAGGAAGCATATCAGAAAGAAATTCAAAAATTCCTTCAGGAATACCTGAGTTTAAAAAGCAGGGACGCGTATGATGCAATAATGGAAGACCTCTTCGGAAAGTATATGTCATACATAGAAAAGGCACAGGAGATAAACTACATAGACCTCCTGCTGGAGGAGGCAAGGGGAAAGGTAAGAAAGGACGCCCACAGAGGCAGGATAATGACGGACCTGCTCAAAAAACTCCCGGAACATTTGCAGGAACTTATAATGCAATACAGAGAAAAGAATGCTGTTGATATACCGGAAGTAGATAGAAAAGAGATACTGAAAAGCCTGAAAAATGTCCCAGACTGGATGAAGGACTATCTGAAACAGATGTCCTACATAGACATGATAGAGAGGGATGTGGAGTTCATAAGACACTTTTTGCCAAAGACACTTGAAGTAGATATAGAACACAGGGGCTTTCTGAGCTTTGTTATAAAAGGTTGGGAAGAGCAATCCTCCTCTTCCTCCCAATCTGGCTTTGGAAGAAGTCAAAAAGAAAAAACAGAGGAGGACAGGCTCTACGAAAAGGCCTATGGTCTTAACAGAGAAGAGTTCAGAGTATACAGGAGAATGCTCTCTGAAATCCTACCACATGTGGAAGCTCTGAAAAGAAAACTAATCAGGCTCATGCCGCAGGAGGAAGAGGGCTGGGCTGGAAAGCACTTCTATGGCAGAAAAATTGACAACAAAAGCCTGAATATTGAGGCGCCCCTTGGAAGAGGCAAAATGTATATGAGAAGACATCATCCAGTAAGAAAGGAGCTTGCCTTTAAACTCCTCATAGATATATCCTCCTCAATGAAGAGGGAGGAAAAAATAGATAATGCTCTGAAGGCTCTCATGCTCTTTTCTGAGGTTATAAAAAGCCTGAAGATGCCCTTTTCCATAGATGTCTTTTCTGATAGGGTATTCAGGCTAAAGGAGTTCTCTGAAGACTACAGGAGCGTAAAGTGGAAGATTGTTGAACTCTTTAATTTGCTTGGTGGCGGGACGAACCTTGAGAAGGCCCTTCTGTATTCTTATGATGATATACAGACCTTTTCAATGAAAAACAGAATGAAAGGCTGTATTATTGTCTTCTCTGACGGAGAACCCACAAGGGGATTGAAGGGTCAGGAATTGAAAAACTTCATAGCGCACATAAAGACAAGGCTTCCCCTTATAGGTATAGGAGTTGGACAGGAAAGGAATTACACAGACTACTATTTTGAAGGAACTGGAATAAGGATAAAAAACCTGAAGGACCTTCCAGCTGCTTTTACAAGGATAATAGAAAATCAGGCAAGGAGGCTTCTGGCTTTTCAATGA